TATTTGGGAGGTCATTAGGTTACCATGACCACAGAGCTCACCTGATCGATGAAGCCGCCGAGGATTGATAGGTGTCTCGCAGGGTAGGAAGCAAAAATGTGACCTGTTGCATTGATCCCCGTCACTGACAGAATCCCACTGGTGAAGTCCATGAAAGCATCTGTGAGGAGGACGAACAGGTAGTTGGAACCATTAGTATCTTATTATCAGGAACATGTAGCTTAAATACTTTTACTGTGGCCAACTGGTATGCTTTAATATGCAAGTGCATGGGGATACAGTTCAGGTGCATTCACCATAGTATAATCCAAAgactgcagcagctccagcaaaAGCACCAAGAAACTGAGCCATGACATAGAAGGGAAACTTCCAAATCTTCAGTTTGCCCAGAATCACCATGGCCAGAGACACAGCAGGGTTCACATGGCCCCCTGGGACGAAAGACAAAGCAGACAGTGAAAGAGGGGTGCAGTGGGTGGAGGAGTCTGGCATGATATCCTCTCCGTCATTAGTGATGCTGTCACATTTACGACGTGCAGCAGAAGGAGAGCGGCCCCCGGGGCGGTGCTGGGTTTTGTTATGTATGTTCACGAGCAAAAAGGCAGAATGATGGTCACGTATTAGAAATTCTACCAGTGcgtaagaaaaaaacaaaacaaaagggtgTATTAtcctgttccttttttttaatcaaagtgtGCTCACGTCCTgccaatttttttaatttaaaacaaaacaaaacatctgtcATCTGCCAGTGATCTGTCTCCATGAATTCTGTTTGGTCCTTTTGTGGTCAAATTGGAAGTAGCTGCTGCTCAGATGAGTCGGTCTCGTTTGGTCTGGTGAACGTAGCCTGTGATCAATGGAGTTTGCAGGACATTTAGTGCCCAGGGTTATGTATGACCCTGGAAAGGCCTCACACTAACAAATCAATGGGCGGTGCACTTTCATCGGATCTGGACAGAGAGCTGGCACGTCCTCGCTGACACTGGCTGGACAGGAAGTCATAAAGTTATATTATTACGAGCTGCAAGCCTCATGTTGGTAATACAACACATACAAGGGAACTATTTCAGGTGGGTTGCATTaactattcattattttattggaGTCTGTAGCGTTAAACAGTAGATTAAATACAGCGAAGAAGCTAAATAAGCaaagaaaattatattttttaaactgatGATATTTCTTCTATTTGACATAAAAACATCCAATAACAATTATTCATCTAGCCCCATTGCACATACATTACATTCAAAGTGCTGTATCAAACGTGTGGGGAGTGGTGGCTTGTGTCAAATAAGTTCTGGAAACCACATTCACCTGAAACCCCACCGGCCACGTATGCCGCCATCATCAGTCCCACGGAGAAGCCGATGTGGACGGTGAGAGGCTCACCCAGGCTGTTTCGGCTGAGGACGGTCTGAGCGACGGAGCCGCAGCCAAACAGCTGACCaacaagagaggaggggaaCAGCAGATTTTCACTAACATCATAAAGGGACAAGTAGATGTATTAACATAAGCTGGAGCAGGTCAATGAGCACATATACAAGATATCAGACTTTACAACTTCTAAAGCAAATATAGTGTGTGAAGTGGACTAAATTGCAATTAGCGTGAGAAGAAAACACCATTTTATAATACAAAGTGCTACTTacaaccaaaacaaatgtcCCCAGGAATTCTGCCAGGAATTCCTTGAGTATTCCATGTTTGAGGGCACAGTGTTGCCTCATGCTTCTCTTATGTTGTATTTCCATGTATAACTTTGCCAACTGCTGTTAAAACTACCAGATGTCCAGCAGTGTGAACCTCTGGAGTTGTCCAATCTCCACCTCTACCCGACCGCAGCCACTCAGAACAGACCATTGATCCActgatgaaaccatcacagtCCTCTTTTCTGCCTCGTCGACACACATTCATGAGGTGAGATTTATATTTCATCTCAATTtctccatatgtgtgtgtatcatcaCAGGACCAACAAGCCACATCTTTCAATAGTTTCAACATAGTATtaacatcattttatttattcattagtTTGAGATTTACAGttgcaaataaacacacactggaaagGAATAACTTATTAACACATTAATGAATATGAGTACAGGTAAATCAATCAGTTTATCTGCTGCATTGTAAAACACGTTTGTAAGGTATTGTAGTACTGCATGTTGCCACAAGGGGTCAGACTTGGCAACTGAAAAAACATCATGAAATCACACCTGAGTTTGTTAAAGGGGTTATGTTGAATTATGATATCAAGGATTCTTCTCAGTAAGTCCAACATTTCTCAATATAGTCCAGAAATGACAgcattttgttttcatcactCGGCGGTCAATCAGATCCAAAGTCATCCACGTCGTTCCCGTCGTCCGTCTTACTGAGAGGAGGTGATTTCCTCTTACGCCTGTTAATGCACAGAAGTAAAATGACTCGAGTTAAAGAACAACTTGATTAAAAGTCACACCGAATATTAAACGCAGAAACTCAGGCGAGTGGTCACCTCATCTCGTTCCGCAGTGAACTCAGTTGGCCATGAAGCTGCTCGTTGGCCTCGATCTGCTCATCCACTTCCCTCTGCAGCTTCTTTTTGCCGTGTTCCAGACGCTCgatctcctcctccgcctcgtcCATCTGCCTCTTCGCGGTCTTCAGTCTCTGAGTCAGCTGCAGAGTTCACAAATGTGAGATATGATAAGTCACAAGTCAAATCTGCAGCTCCTGACTACTTGATAACTTAGTTGTTTTTCCTTTGCGGTTAAAGACATTTCTACCTGGTCTCTCTGGCTCTGCAGGTTGACGTGTTCCTCGTCCGTCTgcatcttcatctccttcacctTGCGCTCCAGCTTGCGGTTGGCTTGTTGCAGGCTGTTGTTGTCTCTGAGAGGAAAAAGCACCAAGAGATCACGTCGCTGCTGCGGCTTCCTGTAACTCAACACCTTCCTAGTGTGTTTTCGGACCGGAGATGCAACCACAGGGAAAGTGATACGAGTGTGTTCACCGCTCGACGGCTACCATCAAGTATCTGATGGAACCATTATCCAAAGTGTTACCCTGCGCTGCTAAATACAAACTCAgtacacatttattgttttgttaagaGACATAAAGGTCATTATTTAATGTGCAGACAGTCACCTCTCTTCTCCTTGCAACCTTTCCTCAAGTTCCTGGATGCGGCTGTTAAGTTTGGAGACGAGTGAATCCTGGTTGGTCCTCTGCGATCCTTCCAGATGAGTCACTCTGCTCCTCAGGTCTTTATTCTGACAGAGGAAATGAAATAGAAGAATTACATTAATTAGATGTAAAGGTACCCAGGGGAGTGTTTGCTATGGAGCAATGTCAAAGAACAGGATGGCGTGATACACGGTCCAGCCAATGGTTTCACATTATTCCGCTCATCTACAAGAAATACAGCATTGTGCCAGAAATCTTGTAAACAGAAACTTTGTTTGTTGACAAGAACCTTAAGATGTCAGCAGAGAGTAATGATGCGGGATTATCTGTGCTGTTGAATGTCCTCCAGATCTGATGCCAGATGTCATGTCCCACTCTCCCCAAGgttatgtttatattatttttttctgtttaatttgGGTAAACTTAAATTCTGTCTCTCGTTTCAAAAACGTCCTGCCAgtgtgattttaaaatatatgaatagTAATATAAGTACCCCTCTTCCGGCCGCTGTGAATGAGGGGGTTGCATCAGGAAGCGCATCTGGTGTAAAACCTATGCCAAATCAAACATGCATATCATAAATCAGATTTCTATACTGGATCGGTCGAGGCCCGGGTTACCAACTAGATGCAGAGGACGCTGTGGCACCCCCTAAAGGGAGCAGCCAGTACGAGAACGATGACAGGTGATGTAGGGTCTCTGATCGAAGATGGCCTCTATGTCAGTAAGTGGACATCGATTTagttttgtacaaaaaaaagaaaaatactttgttttgttgtccaGGCATTAcatggggtcaaaggtcagtacCTGTCTCTCCAGGCTCGTCTTGTCACACTCCAGGTCCTGCCTGACTGCTCTCTCCTGCATCAGCTCACTCCTCATCTGATCACTCTGTCACAGAAAGGAGTGAAACAGTTTACCTTTCAGCAGTGGGGAAATATAACTGAGTACATTTACTAAAGTACTCAgcttaagtacaattttgagatAATTGTACTTTGCCTGTGTATTTCCATTATATgccacttttacttttactccactacaatTATCTGAGAGCGTGTACTAACTAGACACTGAACACATTAATATTTTACATGAATAAGTTTCACgtagaaacacacaacaaggtctgtggagTGTGTTGAGTAACCGGGTCATTTCTGGAAAGAAACGTTGCTCTTCAGTTTTTCAAATACCACAAGCTGAGTCCCATGTAGTCccattatattggagagaagaCCGACATGTCTACTGCCAATATCTCACAAAACTAGGCAACTCCCACCAAAACAATCGAGATTGATCAACAGCACTGCTTGtaagacaaaaaaacatctatacttttgattttggggtgaactgtccctttaaagaTTAGAACTGCGtttcaaagcctttttttgtcttgtgaCCTTGTTACGACATGGGGGATTGTTTGTAGCCGGTTTTATTTTGATAGTCACTCTCCTCATGTGTCACGTCttgttctacttcctgtctttgtctttttcccccCCTATTTTCTCTCACACCTGTGTTTCATTAGTGAATTagtcccctgtgtatttagtctttgTGGTTTCCCTCTGCTCAGACGGCAGGTTGTATGTCTTGGAAACTTTATGTCTACGCTCCAGCCTCGCTGTTAGTGTTTAGTGTTTAGTGTTCTTCAGTGTTATGTCTCCATAGTTCGTGTTGGATTAACTTCTGTTACCAGCCTGTTTTGGTCTCAAGctggaagtattttttttttttgtcatgagCTGATTTAATGAAATTCTCCCTGCTgcctcttcatctcttcatttGAGTTTAGGTCTAAAGCTCTTAATCCCAGAGCTGTGACAGACCTCTTACAACGAAGAGCCTCTTCGACTAAAGAGATCAACTGGAGAGACATTTACCGTCTAAACTTCTCACTTGGCTTCATTTCAATAAGTGTTTGTGACTCAACGAGGTTAAATTAACCAATTGTTCATAAATATCAACATAAATgtgtttagttttagttttccAGGACCCACCGGACTAAACTTGCCACCCGTACATAGATGCATTAGCCCGTATATAAAATTCTGCTTACACATTAAGGTATCAGTATAAACAATTTAATAATgtcatatataataattaatatgtcACTCACATGGGTTtacttgttgtacttttacttcgtAGGATTTTTCATGCAGGGCTTTTAATTGTAACTAAAGTATTTTCCCAGTGCTTTATTGGTGTTCTATTGGCAAAGGATCTGATACTTATTCCACAGTGGCATTAAGTCACAAGATAAATAGTGTAAATGTGCAAGTTGTTATTctttatgcaaatgttttaCCATATAGCTAAACATGGGCTTGAACTTTATGCAAACTGTTTTCCATATtgactgaaaacacaacattattaAAAAGGACAACAGCTGTTGACAAGCACTTTCAGGTTAAATTAAAAGTGTTCAGCTTAAATCCTTAAACTCAGAGGAAATGCTGTCTGGTCTGAGCTGCTCTATCTGATCTAAAGgctcctttcctctctacatccAGGGGCCCAGTGAGGGGAGTGTGAATAGCTGCTCACAATGGTGTGCTGCTTCTTTTGTCTTTGCACTGTGTTTTGTGTCAATTAGTCTGCGCCACATTGCTCCCATGAATGGTGGCCTACTTCACAGGCAGACTGAGGACGTGAGGCATCTTGTGACGACATCGGAGAGGAGGAAACGTATATTAAGTCTGTGCGGTTCAGTTCAGGGCCGTTGCAAAGTGAGCGTCTGAAATCTGAGTACTCAGCCCAAAATCTGTTTTTGATGATAACAGATCTAGGGCTGAGTGTTCAAACTGAACACACAAATGATGAATGTCAGCAGATTCAAAACGAGAGTGAGGGAGTGAACCTGCCTGCTCTTTGGTTTTGTCTAATCGTTCCATCAGGCGGTCAGCACTGGTGCGCTCATCATTGAGATCCTCCTCTAGTTGACTGATGCGTCCCTGAGAGAAGAGGAACACATGAAAAATACGTCAAACCGTTAATATACTGCATTACGATACAAAGCAGAGGATAGAAAACTGACTTGTATTTTCAAAAAAGGGGTTTGGCTGATAATACATGAAGCAAGCTGTATAAATAAGGGCATTAAGACAAAGACAATAACGCCAGTGTTTGTCTCTGGGAATGCAGGAAGAGTGAAAGACGATTCCTGTGGACACCCAGACAGGTCTGATAACTTTGTACAGTAAACATGAGCTTCCTCGGTCGACGCGCAGTGTCAACAGTGATCACTCTGGTGTCGCCGTGTCATGTTTTGTCATCAGCAAGACAAACAGTGCTGAGCTGTGAGGTGTTTGTTGTCACGGCTCTTTTCAGTGCCCTTAAAGTTCACAGGAAAGTGCAAAATACTGGCCCCTGAACCCATTCAAAACATGATGATGAACTGGAGCCTGTTGGTCTGAGTGCTCTAATGAGATTGAGTGCACTTCCTCATGGAAAGCTCCAGATGACCTACTGTGAACTcagatatattttattttatctgcacGAGTTAGACCTCAGGAAGACAATTAGTCAGATTCAGATTGTTTAAAGCTTCATGTCTTCATGGCATaatgtggtcctggagacacAGGCTGAAGCTGGAAATACCACAGAATCAGGTGTGTGTACTTtaccaggttattattattattattattatgaattaataattatttatagaaattatttgttaaatttgttattttgttattaattaattaattatgagttattattcattcatatgTCTGTCTATGGACAGATTGTGGAAAACATAAGCGTGTAGTTGAAATCAAAATAAAGGTTGGGTTCAAAGATCGCTGTGGTCTGAGCAAGGCCGCCGGAAGTAGAGGGGTAGGAAGTCACGCCCCTGGCCAGAATTGGCGTTGGGACTGGTGTGATCCCAAGATGGTCTCTAgttattctatttatttctcttttcattcATAAACAACAATTGATGAGTGTTCATGTTGATGGAAATGTATCTTACCGTCTACATCCTGCACTGTGACAAAGTATTGTTCCTTTTCACCTATTATTCGGATGCCTGTTTATGCTCTGACACTCTGCTGATTATACTTTATGTTCAGTTTCCTGGTCATGGTTATTACTCAGCCTGTGAAAATAGTTGTGTAGTGTCCTCTGTAACTTTGTTTGAGAGTTCAGCTTGGACTTGGATACCACCAATTAGTCCCCCAACATTATGGAAGTGCAATATTAAATCTCTGGAGTACACCTTTCATTTCCTAAGTTGCTGAGACGTTTACCTCCATGAGTTTGACCtggcgctctctctcttccaccgTGGCTgcgttcctctcctccagctcctccgccCTCTGCTCCAGCTGCCGGCCCCTCAGCTGggcctcctgctgctccctGCGACAGCGCCGCAATTCCTCCTCCAGAGGAAGCAGCTGAACTCATAACATACCACAGAACAAACACACTGGAAGATAAGGTAACATGCAACATTTGCTCGGGTCAATCAGTCTGgcatttgtgcatgtgtgcagtcTTGTTACACATCTGGGActactttgtgtgtttctgtttaatTACACACAAAAACCTAAATTGAAAATAGTTTTAGGATCCATTAATACCtaatcagaaaacaaatatgtaaactcCTTTCCATCCTAGTGGCGAATTGTTATTGTATTGGTGACTCAGACCGTTGAACCCACATGCTGGTGAATCAGAGAGACAATGAGTACCACACCTCTTCCTGAAGTTTTTTGGCTGCCTGACGGGATTTCTCCAGATCTGCTCCCTTTTCCTGCAGCTGTCTCCGCAGCTCGTCCAGCTCCCTCTGACTCTTCTCTCTGGCCTCATCAACCTGGTCCTGAAGTACATCTGTAGACGCCTCGCACTCCTCCATAATGATATTCATCTGAGATTAACAGAGTGTTTCTACAGTGAGATAAGTGGACCTCTTTGGGTACATGGACAAAACTATCCGAGCACAATAAATCAGCTGTTTCTGCTGATCTCATGTGGCTTCAGGGTTGAGATGacagattaaaataaatgccTAATAAGTAAGTCCAGGTACACCTCTCACCTTCCTCTGCAGTTGCTCCACAGTCCTGTCCTGCagcctcctctcatcctccagCTCAGTTTTTGCCTTCCACAGCTCCTCtatttgtttcctctcctccttgagTTTCTCCTTCAGGTCCCTGTGCTCATGATTTAGCTTGGACAGCTTACTCTgggaaaggaaaaacaaaggaAATGGGACAACTGTGAGCTTCCAAGCATCGCTGAAAAGACAGTTCACGGTGTGTGAAGAGACGGGATGCGTGCAACAAAGTCAAAATCTGTTATATGTGATGCAGCTTCGACCACGAGGACACCACCGAGCGGTTTCTCTCAAGCTAACTGGCGTTACCTGCACGTCCTCCAAGCGAGTGAGCAGCAACTGGTTGGACTgactcatctcctcctcattcctcctcaCATTCGTCAGCGCTTCCTCAACCTGCTGCTTTTCCCTCTGGAGAACAAGGAACACATTGGCATGTTGAAATAGAGAACCTCTATGAATAAACGCTAGTAAATCAGGTGCCCCACCTCCAGCTGCTTTGCTCTCTGCTCCAACAGTCTCTCTGTGGCTTTGGACTCCTGCATTGTCCGACTCAGCTGATCCACATTGTTGTTCAGCTCCTGCACCTTTCCTCTCAGCTGATCTCTGTCCTGGCTCAATTCCTTCAGCTGCACCTTAGCTgcgcctctctcctcctctgcttcgACCTTCTCTTGACCCAGCAGGGCACTGTTCTGTGAGACGGGACGGAGgagtaaaatatgaatatacgTTTGGAATGTTTTGGCTGTTGTAAATAATGAGAAATAGAGATCCCTATCTTCACTGTTACCTCTTTAGCCATGTCTAAATCCCTGAACAGCTTCTCAAGCTCAATTTGATATTCCTCCTTCAGAGCGCCGATGTACGCGTCATgagtctccacctcctctttgagCGCCCCCTTCAGGGCGCCGAGCTCCCTCTCCCTGCGGTATAgcgcctcctcctgctcttccttcACCTGCAGCATCTCCTGAAAGTCCACACGCAGCTGCGCCATATCCTGAGACATACATCGAGATACTACGTCACTACCTCCAGTCCAGTGAAGGAGCTTTACAGCTGCTGTTGATTTGTGCGGTTTCATTTACCTCCAGAAGGACTTCTTTTTCTGAATTAATCACCTCGACCCTCTTGGCTTGGTCCAGCTCATCGTGCATCTCagacagctgctgctggaggtctTTCATCTCCGTCttagatctctctctctctgccttcatCTGTGTCAGCCTTACAACGTGCACAAAAATGCATGAAAGACAGAAATATGACAGATATCATATTTTAGATCAAGAGCAGAAGCCTGCTTCCCATACTTCAAAGTGTTAGAAAGGTGCTTGATAGGACTAGGTATATCTGAACACTTCATCCAAATGGTATTTGACCCCGCTTTCAGTCAAATGACCTCCATCAGATCATACATCAGTTCACTTCAATGATCTTATTAAGTATTAGCAGAAGCTTAGTTAAAGAAAGGGTAACATAGCATTGAGGTATTATATTTAGTTGCATTTAAAACTGTTTCATTTGCTATTCCTATAAAGAAAATCAAGGGGAAACCACAAGCTAACAATCCAAAAAATCCACCTATCAAGTACATCTAAATCTCAATTGtttacactttatttgtttaatccacattgtgctggactatttcaggagcagtgacttcctgaagcCAAACACTCGTGAGCCAATAGCAGGCTAGACACCTTTCTTTATGGAAGCATATTTTTACAtagcagtttttattttaaactttgTGAACGACGGTGGTATCCTTACTCCTGTTTGGTGGACTGAAGAGCGGCCTCGATCTCAGCCAGTCTGTCGCTGAGTTTGTAAAGCTCATCTTGACTCTTGGCCAACTCTTCCTgaagtttcttcttctctgtcctGGCCTTTTCACAAGCCTTAGCGAGAGTCTTTTCATTCTGCACAacaaaacatcatcatcactgtaATAGAAAGTGGATGTTTGAGAGGGGAATCAGCAGGATGGGACTGCACTGACCTTAATCTCTGTTTCCAGTTGTTGCTTTAATTCAGACACTTCTTTCTCCAGCGCTGCCTGTTTCTGCTGCAAAAGCTTCACCTCGGCTGCATAATCCTACATGTGTGAAAAAGGAGACGCCCAACATCAGCGTTAGTTTCAGACAAAGACATTAAATCAGGCTGACTGGCAAACATCTCGTTCCAACACAcgctttctcctcctccacattttcAGCAGCTTTCCACTTGacctttttgaccttttcaAGAAGCACGGTGACGTTCTTCTGAGTTGTGGCGTCATCGTCAACTGTCCTGAGAAGCAAGAACAATATTTCACAAACACTAGTACTAACATGGTGTAATGATAACATctgactttgtcagttgctATAGAAAGACCGGGCAGTGCCGATGCCTAAGTGGCGTGACCCACCATAGGTACACAGTGTTGTTTCAAGCACAAAAACCCACCGATGGATCATAAAAACTTTCCACGTGAAGTTATTTTATCAGTGGAAACAAGTACATGCTCTGCATTCCTGACTGCTGTGTGAGCACACAGCTGGAGCAGA
Above is a genomic segment from Cyclopterus lumpus isolate fCycLum1 chromosome 6, fCycLum1.pri, whole genome shotgun sequence containing:
- the LOC117731987 gene encoding cingulin-like protein 1 isoform X3; protein product: MESHRLSVSPDVRMQRSYMQQHSPRGSQDNMFGVRVQIQGIKGQPYVVLNSSGQEIHRDVSVITHQVGYNSGMVRRSVDERHSPSESQRTAASSTFHYQNHPEILRPYDPESNNMNVVLPSTASVAQPGPLNAGGHPEIANVNKPKIPLPAEGPVEDQSEVALNKTPLSGRQVPARPPISVDTDSFISVGKLISRFNSSQRRGRGGPRNRLEPEQCRRSRSVDSSRNCDSSSSSSSSSRASSLKGVRGETPGGMYPAGSARARLLGGEAPVQREENQSSTLLKGHHGNEAMTPHAANILHRAEKPSISRSFSDQTDERDERDAQQELSVDPPEDAAKHLLFTYLKDGTVDDDATTQKNVTVLLEKVKKDYAAEVKLLQQKQAALEKEVSELKQQLETEIKNEKTLAKACEKARTEKKKLQEELAKSQDELYKLSDRLAEIEAALQSTKQELTQMKAERERSKTEMKDLQQQLSEMHDELDQAKRVEVINSEKEVLLEDMAQLRVDFQEMLQVKEEQEEALYRRERELGALKGALKEEVETHDAYIGALKEEYQIELEKLFRDLDMAKENSALLGQEKVEAEEERGAAKVQLKELSQDRDQLRGKVQELNNNVDQLSRTMQESKATERLLEQRAKQLEREKQQVEEALTNVRRNEEEMSQSNQLLLTRLEDVQSKLSKLNHEHRDLKEKLKEERKQIEELWKAKTELEDERRLQDRTVEQLQRKMNIIMEECEASTDVLQDQVDEAREKSQRELDELRRQLQEKGADLEKSRQAAKKLQEELLPLEEELRRCRREQQEAQLRGRQLEQRAEELEERNAATVEERERQVKLMEGRISQLEEDLNDERTSADRLMERLDKTKEQSDQMRSELMQERAVRQDLECDKTSLERQNKDLRSRVTHLEGSQRTNQDSLVSKLNSRIQELEERLQGEERDNNSLQQANRKLERKVKEMKMQTDEEHVNLQSQRDQLTQRLKTAKRQMDEAEEEIERLEHGKKKLQREVDEQIEANEQLHGQLSSLRNEMRRKRKSPPLSKTDDGNDVDDFGSD
- the LOC117731990 gene encoding aquaporin-9-like isoform X3 encodes the protein MEIQHKRSMRQHCALKHGILKEFLAEFLGTFVLVLFGCGSVAQTVLSRNSLGEPLTVHIGFSVGLMMAAYVAGGVSGGHVNPAVSLAMVILGKLKIWKFPFYVMAQFLGAFAGAAAVFGLYYDAFMDFTSGILSVTGINATGHIFASYPARHLSILGGFIDQVVGTGMLVLCILAIIDGENIGAPKGVQPLAIGLIIMAIGVSMGLNCGYPLNPARDLGPRLFTAAAGWGMEVFSTGDNWWWIPVAGPMVGGVVAAVIYYLLIEMHHHHEDDEDSSLKDKYEMITMS
- the LOC117731987 gene encoding cingulin-like protein 1 isoform X2 gives rise to the protein MESHRLSVSPDVRMQRSYMQQHSPRGSQDNMFGVRVQIQGIKGQPYVVLNSSGQEIHRDVSVITHQVGYNSGMVRRSVDERHSPSESQRTAASSTFHYQNHPEILRPYDPESNNMNVVLPSTASVAQPGPLNAGGHPEIANVNKPKIPLPAEGPVEDQSEVALNKTPLSGRQVPARPPISVDTDSFISVGKLISRFNSSQRRGRGGPRNRLEPEQCRRSRSVDSSRNCDSSSSSSSSSRASSLKGVRGETPGGMYPAGSARARLLGGEAPVQREENQSSTLLKGHHGNEAMTPHAANILHRAEKPSISRSFSDQTDERDERDAQVTPDLLKGQQELSVDPPEDAAKHLLFTYLKDGTVDDDATTQKNVTVLLEKDYAAEVKLLQQKQAALEKEVSELKQQLETEIKNEKTLAKACEKARTEKKKLQEELAKSQDELYKLSDRLAEIEAALQSTKQELTQMKAERERSKTEMKDLQQQLSEMHDELDQAKRVEVINSEKEVLLEDMAQLRVDFQEMLQVKEEQEEALYRRERELGALKGALKEEVETHDAYIGALKEEYQIELEKLFRDLDMAKENSALLGQEKVEAEEERGAAKVQLKELSQDRDQLRGKVQELNNNVDQLSRTMQESKATERLLEQRAKQLEREKQQVEEALTNVRRNEEEMSQSNQLLLTRLEDVQSKLSKLNHEHRDLKEKLKEERKQIEELWKAKTELEDERRLQDRTVEQLQRKMNIIMEECEASTDVLQDQVDEAREKSQRELDELRRQLQEKGADLEKSRQAAKKLQEELLPLEEELRRCRREQQEAQLRGRQLEQRAEELEERNAATVEERERQVKLMEGRISQLEEDLNDERTSADRLMERLDKTKEQSDQMRSELMQERAVRQDLECDKTSLERQNKDLRSRVTHLEGSQRTNQDSLVSKLNSRIQELEERLQGEERDNNSLQQANRKLERKVKEMKMQTDEEHVNLQSQRDQLTQRLKTAKRQMDEAEEEIERLEHGKKKLQREVDEQIEANEQLHGQLSSLRNEMRRKRKSPPLSKTDDGNDVDDFGSD
- the LOC117731990 gene encoding aquaporin-9-like isoform X2; protein product: MEIQHKRSMRQHCALKHGILKEFLAEFLGTFVLVLFGCGSVAQTVLSRNSLGEPLTVHIGFSVGLMMAAYVAGGVSGGHVNPAVSLAMVILGKLKIWKFPFYVMAQFLGAFAGAAAVFGLYYDAFMDFTSGILSVTGINATGHIFASYPARHLSILGGFIDQVVGTGMLVLCILAIIDGENIGAPKGVQPLAIGLIIMAIGVSMGLNCGYPLNPARDLGPRLFTAAAGWGMEVFSTGDNWWWIPVAGPMVGGVVAAVIYYLLIEMHHHRDAPEKPHDSSLKDKYEMITMS
- the LOC117731990 gene encoding aquaporin-9-like isoform X1, which produces MEIQHKRSMRQHCALKHGILKEFLAEFLGTFVLVLFGCGSVAQTVLSRNSLGEPLTVHIGFSVGLMMAAYVAGGVSGGHVNPAVSLAMVILGKLKIWKFPFYVMAQFLGAFAGAAAVFGLYYDAFMDFTSGILSVTGINATGHIFASYPARHLSILGGFIDQVVGTGMLVLCILAIIDGENIGAPKGVQPLAIGLIIMAIGVSMGLNCGYPLNPARDLGPRLFTAAAGWGMEVFSTGDNWWWIPVAGPMVGGVVAAVIYYLLIEMHHHRDAPEKPHVEEEEEEEEEDEDDEDSSLKDKYEMITMS
- the LOC117731987 gene encoding cingulin-like protein 1 isoform X1, which codes for MESHRLSVSPDVRMQRSYMQQHSPRGSQDNMFGVRVQIQGIKGQPYVVLNSSGQEIHRDVSVITHQVGYNSGMVRRSVDERHSPSESQRTAASSTFHYQNHPEILRPYDPESNNMNVVLPSTASVAQPGPLNAGGHPEIANVNKPKIPLPAEGPVEDQSEVALNKTPLSGRQVPARPPISVDTDSFISVGKLISRFNSSQRRGRGGPRNRLEPEQCRRSRSVDSSRNCDSSSSSSSSSRASSLKGVRGETPGGMYPAGSARARLLGGEAPVQREENQSSTLLKGHHGNEAMTPHAANILHRAEKPSISRSFSDQTDERDERDAQVTPDLLKGQQELSVDPPEDAAKHLLFTYLKDGTVDDDATTQKNVTVLLEKVKKDYAAEVKLLQQKQAALEKEVSELKQQLETEIKNEKTLAKACEKARTEKKKLQEELAKSQDELYKLSDRLAEIEAALQSTKQELTQMKAERERSKTEMKDLQQQLSEMHDELDQAKRVEVINSEKEVLLEDMAQLRVDFQEMLQVKEEQEEALYRRERELGALKGALKEEVETHDAYIGALKEEYQIELEKLFRDLDMAKENSALLGQEKVEAEEERGAAKVQLKELSQDRDQLRGKVQELNNNVDQLSRTMQESKATERLLEQRAKQLEREKQQVEEALTNVRRNEEEMSQSNQLLLTRLEDVQSKLSKLNHEHRDLKEKLKEERKQIEELWKAKTELEDERRLQDRTVEQLQRKMNIIMEECEASTDVLQDQVDEAREKSQRELDELRRQLQEKGADLEKSRQAAKKLQEELLPLEEELRRCRREQQEAQLRGRQLEQRAEELEERNAATVEERERQVKLMEGRISQLEEDLNDERTSADRLMERLDKTKEQSDQMRSELMQERAVRQDLECDKTSLERQNKDLRSRVTHLEGSQRTNQDSLVSKLNSRIQELEERLQGEERDNNSLQQANRKLERKVKEMKMQTDEEHVNLQSQRDQLTQRLKTAKRQMDEAEEEIERLEHGKKKLQREVDEQIEANEQLHGQLSSLRNEMRRKRKSPPLSKTDDGNDVDDFGSD